From the genome of Miscanthus floridulus cultivar M001 chromosome 10, ASM1932011v1, whole genome shotgun sequence, one region includes:
- the LOC136487176 gene encoding uncharacterized protein isoform X1: MAAEELLRKIRELEEGQADLKREISMLVPEQQHQHHASRRPPRRALPAAPSLSSRLQRVGRIGLTDRQHIRALHALGQAVHIVAPGGKLIYWNRYAEQMYGYSTSEAVGQDAVELLVHPNDAEAANNIIGNIFMGKCWRGKFPVKKKSGERFFIVANNTPLYDDDGSLVGLICLSVDTKTLEDIMGPSTSMRSYTHPARPRFQVNNRPKCNLLNKSSFESEQPVQSSIASKITTLASKVTNRVRSRMKTGQNCNEQYGGGSECQYSEDDSKEELASSGTNTPRGDVLHDGFVKGDHSPGKSSKTSSGDSGDGNERLYKISSKAEELLANKGISWPWKGHEQNGPDKGHMNPLQFHDKQDNDHIHLAGPESIVIPDYQDSDSTQESKYEVTGNWWSFTNDSFNSLGSSLSSDSSAIERVDHEADCLDYEILWEDLVIGEQVGQGSCGTVYHAQWYGSDVAVKLFSKQEYSEEMIDTFRQEVSLMKKLHHPNIILFMGAVASPERLCIITEFLPRGSLFRLLQKNTAKLDPRRRVHMAIDIARGMNYLHHCSPPIVHRDLKSSNLLVDKNWTVKVADFGLSHLKLQTFL, translated from the exons ATGGCGGCGGAGGAGCTGCTGCGGAAGATACGGGAGCTGGAGGAGggccaggcggacctgaagcggGAGATTTCCATGCTCGTGCcggagcagcagcaccagcaccacgcCTCGCGCCGCCCGCCGCGGCGCGCCCTCCCCGCGGCGCCGTCCCTGTCGTCGCGGCTGCAGCGCGTGGGCCGCATCGGGCTCACTGACCGCCAGCACATCAGGGCCCTGCACGCGCTGGGACAGGCCGTGCATATCGTTGCCCCCGGCGGGAAACTCATTTACTG GAACCGGTACGCCGAACAAATGTATGGCTATTCTACATCAGAAGCAGTTGGTCAAGATGCCGTTGAATTATTGGTTCATCCTAATGATGCTGAGGCAGCAAACAATATCATCGGAAATATATTTATGGGGAAATGTTGGAGAGGGAAGTTTCCTGTTAAAAAGAAGTCAGGAGAACGGTTCTTCATTGTGGCCAATAATACTCCTTTGTATGATGATGATGGCAGTTTGGTGGGTCTCATTTGTCTCTCAGTTGATACGAAGACATTAGAGGATATAATGGGCCCTTCAACTTCAATGAGGTCCTATACACATCCAGCGAGGCCCCGGTTTCAAGTCAACAATCGGCCTAAATGcaatttattaaataaaagttcTTTTGAGTCTGAGCAACCTGTCCAATCTTCTATAGCCTCCAAGATAACAACTTTG GCTAGCAAAGTTACAAACAGAGTTCGTTCTCGGATGAAGACAGGTCAGAACTGCAATGAACAATATGGTGGCGGTTCTGAGTGTCAGTACTCTGAAGATGATTCCAAGGAAGAACTGGCATCTAGTGGAACAAACACCCCTAGAGGTGATGTACTGCATGATGGCTTTGTTAAAGGAGACCATTCCCCTGGGAAGTCGAGTAAAACAAGTAGTGGTGACTCAGGGGACGGAAATGAAAGGCTTTACAAGATTAGTTCAAAGGCAGAGGAATTATTGGCCAATAAGGGGATATCGTGGCCTTGGAAAGGGCACGAACAGAATGGTCCTGACAAGGGTCACATGAACCCATTGCAGTTCCATGATAAGCAAGACAATGACCACATACATCTGGCTGGTCCAGAGTCAATTGTAATTCCAGACTACCAAGATTCTGATAGCACCCAGGAAAGCAAATATGAAGTAACGGGTAACTGGTGGTCTTTCACCAATGATAGCTTCAATAGTTTGGGCAGCAGTTTAAGTTCTGATAGCAGTGCTATTGAGAGAGTAGATCATGAAGCAGATTGCCTAGATTATGAGATTCTGTGGGAAGACCTAGTAATTGGAGAACAAGTAGGTCAAG GTTCTTGCGGAACAGTGTATCATGCTCAGTGGTATGGCTCG GATGTAGCAGTTAAACTATTCTCTAAGCAAGAATATTCAGAAGAAATGATAGATACCTTCAGACAAGAG gtatcactgatgaagaaaCTACATCATCCAAATATTATACTCTTCATGGGTGCAGTTGCATCTCCAGAACGACTTTGTATTATTACAGAATTTCTTCCACG GGGGAGTTTGTTCCGCTTACTTCAAAAGAACACTGCCAAGCTGGATCCAAGACGGCGAGTTCACATGGCTATAGACATT GCAAGGGGTATGAATTATCTTCACCATTGTAGCCCTCCTATTGTTCACCGTGAtctaaaatcatcaaatttgttgGTTGACAAGAACTGGACTGTAAAG GTTGCAGATTTTGGTCTTTCACATCTAAAACTCCAAACGTTTTTGTGA
- the LOC136487176 gene encoding uncharacterized protein isoform X2: MAAEELLRKIRELEEGQADLKREISMLVPEQQHQHHASRRPPRRALPAAPSLSSRLQRVGRIGLTDRQHIRALHALGQAVHIVAPGGKLIYWNRYAEQMYGYSTSEAVGQDAVELLVHPNDAEAANNIIGNIFMGKCWRGKFPVKKKSGERFFIVANNTPLYDDDGSLVGLICLSVDTKTLEDIMGPSTSMRSYTHPARPRFQVNNRPKCNLLNKSSFESEQPVQSSIASKITTLASKVTNRVRSRMKTGQNCNEQYGGGSECQYSEDDSKEELASSGTNTPRGDVLHDGFVKGDHSPGKSSKTSSGDSGDGNERLYKISSKAEELLANKGISWPWKGHEQNGPDKGHMNPLQFHDKQDNDHIHLAGPESIVIPDYQDSDSTQESKYEVTGNWWSFTNDSFNSLGSSLSSDSSAIERVDHEADCLDYEILWEDLVIGEQVGQGSCGTVYHAQWYGSDVAVKLFSKQEYSEEMIDTFRQEDIT; the protein is encoded by the exons ATGGCGGCGGAGGAGCTGCTGCGGAAGATACGGGAGCTGGAGGAGggccaggcggacctgaagcggGAGATTTCCATGCTCGTGCcggagcagcagcaccagcaccacgcCTCGCGCCGCCCGCCGCGGCGCGCCCTCCCCGCGGCGCCGTCCCTGTCGTCGCGGCTGCAGCGCGTGGGCCGCATCGGGCTCACTGACCGCCAGCACATCAGGGCCCTGCACGCGCTGGGACAGGCCGTGCATATCGTTGCCCCCGGCGGGAAACTCATTTACTG GAACCGGTACGCCGAACAAATGTATGGCTATTCTACATCAGAAGCAGTTGGTCAAGATGCCGTTGAATTATTGGTTCATCCTAATGATGCTGAGGCAGCAAACAATATCATCGGAAATATATTTATGGGGAAATGTTGGAGAGGGAAGTTTCCTGTTAAAAAGAAGTCAGGAGAACGGTTCTTCATTGTGGCCAATAATACTCCTTTGTATGATGATGATGGCAGTTTGGTGGGTCTCATTTGTCTCTCAGTTGATACGAAGACATTAGAGGATATAATGGGCCCTTCAACTTCAATGAGGTCCTATACACATCCAGCGAGGCCCCGGTTTCAAGTCAACAATCGGCCTAAATGcaatttattaaataaaagttcTTTTGAGTCTGAGCAACCTGTCCAATCTTCTATAGCCTCCAAGATAACAACTTTG GCTAGCAAAGTTACAAACAGAGTTCGTTCTCGGATGAAGACAGGTCAGAACTGCAATGAACAATATGGTGGCGGTTCTGAGTGTCAGTACTCTGAAGATGATTCCAAGGAAGAACTGGCATCTAGTGGAACAAACACCCCTAGAGGTGATGTACTGCATGATGGCTTTGTTAAAGGAGACCATTCCCCTGGGAAGTCGAGTAAAACAAGTAGTGGTGACTCAGGGGACGGAAATGAAAGGCTTTACAAGATTAGTTCAAAGGCAGAGGAATTATTGGCCAATAAGGGGATATCGTGGCCTTGGAAAGGGCACGAACAGAATGGTCCTGACAAGGGTCACATGAACCCATTGCAGTTCCATGATAAGCAAGACAATGACCACATACATCTGGCTGGTCCAGAGTCAATTGTAATTCCAGACTACCAAGATTCTGATAGCACCCAGGAAAGCAAATATGAAGTAACGGGTAACTGGTGGTCTTTCACCAATGATAGCTTCAATAGTTTGGGCAGCAGTTTAAGTTCTGATAGCAGTGCTATTGAGAGAGTAGATCATGAAGCAGATTGCCTAGATTATGAGATTCTGTGGGAAGACCTAGTAATTGGAGAACAAGTAGGTCAAG GTTCTTGCGGAACAGTGTATCATGCTCAGTGGTATGGCTCG GATGTAGCAGTTAAACTATTCTCTAAGCAAGAATATTCAGAAGAAATGATAGATACCTTCAGACAAGAG GACATAACATGA
- the LOC136489562 gene encoding serine/threonine-protein kinase CTR1-like, translated as MAPEVLRNEPSDEKSDVYSYGVILWELVTQKIPWDNLNTMQVIGAVGFMDQRLDIPSDTDPKWASMIESCWDSDPQKRPSFLELLDRLRDMQKQYSLQAQMQRNLSVDALLKGAVK; from the exons ATGGCTCCAGAGGTGTTACGTAATGAACCTTCAGATGAAAA GTCTGATGTGTACAGCTATGGGGTTATTCTGTGGGAACTTGTGACCCAAAAGATACCCTGGGATAATCTCAATACAATGCAG GTTATCGGAGCTGTTGGTTTTATGGATCAGAGGTTGGACATCCCAAGCGATACAGATCCTAAATGGGCATCGATGATTGAGAGTTGTTGGGATAG CGACCCACAAAAACGCCCTTCGTTCCTAGAGCTCCTGGACAGGCTTAGAGACATGCAAAAGCAGTACAGCCTGCAGGCTCAGATGCAGCGGAACCTGTCTGTTGACGCTCTGCTGAAAGGCGCTGTGAAATGA